One genomic window of Quercus robur chromosome 6, dhQueRobu3.1, whole genome shotgun sequence includes the following:
- the LOC126689816 gene encoding BES1/BZR1 homolog protein 2-like — MTSAPVTPPLSSPTSRGSKRKPDSESLSNGSINSFRHPLFAASAPSCPTQRHHATPATILECDESDASTVDSGRWVSFQTVPPQAASPSPTFNLMKPVAQQSCLQDGVDVHEGLDWGTAAKRGRGAQFEFESGRVKAWEGERIHEVGMEDLELTLGSGKTRGEASG, encoded by the exons ATGACGAG TGCTCCTGTCACACCACCCCTTTCTTCACCAACCTCTAGAGGTTCAAAACGAAAACCGGACTCGGAGTCCCTTTCCAATGGTTCCATAAACTCCTTTCGCCACCCCCTATTTGCAGCCTCCGCCCCGTCATGCCCTACACAACGTCACCATGCTACACCTGCCACAATACTAGAATGTGATGAATCTGATGCTTCCACAGTGGACTCTGGTCGTTGGGTCAGTTTCCAGACAGTTCCACCCCAAGCGGCTTCTCCTTCACCTACATTTAATCTAATGAAACCAGTGGCCCAACAGAGCTGTCTCCAAGATGGGGTTGATGTGCATGAAGGCTTAGACTGGGGAACTGCAGCAAAGAGAGGGAGAGGCGCACAGTTTGAGTTCGAGAGTGGCAGAGTAAAGGCATGGGAGGGTGAGAGAATTCATGAGGTAGGGATGGAGGATCTGGAGCTTACACTGGGGAGTGGGAAGACCCGTGGTGAGGCATCAGGCTGA